In Spirochaeta thermophila DSM 6578, the DNA window ACCTCGGTGACGGAGAACGTCCGCAACATGCGGGTGGCCAGATACGCCGCCCCCCCTGAGACGAGGACAGCATAGAGGACGATCCCCAGGACTTCAACCGGATACACCCTGAAGGGAATCTCCAGGAGATAGAACGATTGCGGCGAGAAGATGCGGACGGATCCCAATCGGAACCGCCCCCCCCAGAACCTGCCGAGGGCGTTCCAGAGGTGAATACCGGCGTTGAGCATCGACTCCACCCAGGAGAAGACCCTGTTGATGTTGATGGAGAGGAGATACCCCCACATCGTGCCGAGGAATGCGCCCGTAGCACCGAGAACGATACCCTCGAGGAGGAAGACGCGCCTCACCTCCTCCACACGGGCCCCCACCGCCACCAGGAGGGCGAGCTCACCCCTTCGTTCGAAGATCGACCTCCTGAAGCCGTGGACGAGGTTGAGTCCGAGGACGAGGAAGATGAGACCGACGAGAAAGACGAGGAAGAGCTTCTCCATACGAAGGGCGTCGAAGAGGGCCCTGTTGTATTCCTCCCACGTGACCGCTTCGTAGCCCGCGCGGACGAGCCGTCGCTTCACCTCCTGTGCCCGTGAGGGGCGCGGGAGTTTCACGGCGAGAAAGGAGCCGTCGTCTCCACCGGCGACCAGGCGGGCATCCTCGAGGCCCATGAAGAGCATGGAACGGTCGATCTGATAGTTTCCGGTTCGGAAGACTGCGGAAACCACGAACCCCCGGCGCACCGGGACCAGGATCCCCGTCTCTCCCACGCTCAACCCGGTGAGGACGAGGGAATCACCCACCCCCACCCCCAGCTCATAGGCCAACTCCTGCCCCACCACCACCCTCCCCTCCCCCACCCGGAAGACACCCTCCCTCACCTCCACCACCCTCGCGAACCCCGGATCCCGCTCCCTCATCCCCTCCGGTACCCCCCGTACCTCCACGAACTCCACCTCACCCCCCAGATCCCCCGCCAAGACCCGCACCTCCACCTGCGGCACCACCACCCCCTCACCCACCACTCTCTCCACCTCCGCCGCATCCACCGCTCCGTACACCCTCACATGGAAGGACGCGACCTCCACCAGGGAGTCGATCGTGAGACTCTGGAAACCGTTCATCACCGAGAGCACCGTGACGAGAGTGGCCACCCCGAGCACCACTCCGAGCCACGTGAGCAGGGAGGCTGCGGCCGTCTTCTTCCGTCTTCCCCTCAGAAGGTAGATCACCGCGAGCCGCCCCACCCACCGCCACACTCTCCATCTCGAGCGGAGCCACGCCTTCACTTCGCCTCCCGCACCGACACGAGCTCGCCGTCCAGGAAGAACTCCTCCCGCACGAGCCGTCCATCCGCCCCGTAGACCCGGCGCACCGAGGCACCCTCGCCCAGGTCCACCACCTCCGCCGACACCGCCCCCCCCTCCCCGAACTCCCGCCTCATCACGCGCACGCCATTCTCCCACACCTCCTCCCAGACCACCCGATCCCCCTCGTATCCGTACCGAGACTCCCTCACGAGCCCTTCCGTCACCTCCCGCTCCCACACCACCCTACCCCCCTCGTACCCGTACACCACCCGCCGCACCGACACCCCCTCACGCCGCCACACCTCCTCCACCGGCCGCCCCTCCCCATCGCAACGGACCTCCACTACCGCCCCCTCCGCCGGCCGCTCCTCCACCCACCCCTCACACACCCCGCCTTCGCCGTACCGGTACGTGCGCACCCACACGAGTCTCCCCCCCTCCCACTCCTCGCGCTCCACCACCTCGCCGGAACGGCCGTACCGGACGAGAAACCCCGAACCCCCATCCCCGTGCCACTCCTCCACGAGCCGGCCTCCCACCTGCACGTACCGGTCCACCCCCTTCTCGGGGACCGCCCGCACCTCCCTGAGCCGACCCTCCCGATCGTAGCGGAACTCCTCGGTACTCGTCCCTCCATCCACCCCCTCCCACACCCTCCGCACCACCCGCGCACCCTCATACTCGTACCGCACCCGCTCGGAGAACTCCCCCTCTCGATAGAATTCCTCCACGAGGAGGCGCCCCCCCTCGTCGTACCGAGAGACCCGGGAAAGCACCCCGTCCCCCCACACCTTCACCACCGAAGGCACACCCTCCCTGTGCCACACGATCTCCCAGCGCCGCACCTCCTCCCCCTCCCGGAAGAGCACCCGTACCTGCCGTCCCTCCCCATCCTCCACCATCAGCACGTACTCGTAACGACCTCGGTCGAACTCCTCGATGGGGACGAGCGCCTGCCCCATCTCGTTCGAAGAGAACCACAGAGGCGAAGCGAGCAACGACCATCCCACACCCCACAGGAGCCATCGGTACGCACGCATCCCTACCCCTCCACCAGCCGGGAGAGATACTCCTCGACGTCGAAGGGCCTGAGATCCTCCAGCCCCTCACCCGTTCCCACGAACAGGGCGGGGATCTCCAGCCTTCGGGAGATCGGGACGAGCACTCCACCCTTCGCC includes these proteins:
- a CDS encoding ABC transporter permease, giving the protein MKAWLRSRWRVWRWVGRLAVIYLLRGRRKKTAAASLLTWLGVVLGVATLVTVLSVMNGFQSLTIDSLVEVASFHVRVYGAVDAAEVERVVGEGVVVPQVEVRVLAGDLGGEVEFVEVRGVPEGMRERDPGFARVVEVREGVFRVGEGRVVVGQELAYELGVGVGDSLVLTGLSVGETGILVPVRRGFVVSAVFRTGNYQIDRSMLFMGLEDARLVAGGDDGSFLAVKLPRPSRAQEVKRRLVRAGYEAVTWEEYNRALFDALRMEKLFLVFLVGLIFLVLGLNLVHGFRRSIFERRGELALLVAVGARVEEVRRVFLLEGIVLGATGAFLGTMWGYLLSININRVFSWVESMLNAGIHLWNALGRFWGGRFRLGSVRIFSPQSFYLLEIPFRVYPVEVLGIVLYAVLVSGGAAYLATRMLRTFSVTEVLRNE